In Saccharothrix syringae, the following are encoded in one genomic region:
- the alaS gene encoding alanine--tRNA ligase encodes MQTHEIIKRFREHFERAGHAVVPSASLLLDDPNLLFVNAGMVPFKPYFLGEAPPPFRRATSVQKCVRTPDIDEVGKTTRHLTFFQMAGNFSFGDYFKEDAIRLAWELVTKPQDQGGYGFDPERIWVTVYLDDDEAADLWQKVAGLPPERIQRRDVVDNFWSMGVPGPCGPCSEIYYDRGPEYGREGGPVVDEDRYLEIWNLVFMQNVRGEGGAKKDYPIVGELPQKNIDTGMGVERVAMLLQGVDNVYETDLVRAVIAKAEELSGRKYGADEVDDVRFRVIADHARSGVLLVGDGVTPGNEARGYVLRRLLRRIVRSSRLLGVTEPVLVTFAGLVRDTMGPTYPELVSGFARIEQVLKAEEDTFLRTLDAGSRIFESAADTVKSEGRATLPGDKAFQLHDTYGFPIDLTLEMAAEAGLTVDEDGFRRLMAEQRARAKADAAGKKTGHGDQSVYRELLELGATEFTGYTELASEATLRGIVSGGKRVRSAREGDIVEVVLDRTPLYAESGGQESDAGTIVTANAELEVVDVQKIARKLWVHQVRVVSGEVAEGEQVEARVDPEWRVGARQGHSGTHVVHAALRQVLGPSALQSGSYNKPGYLRLDFAWTGGLSEETRSEIEEVSNLAVRRDLPVRVVYTDMGGAQEMGAVALFGETYDETVRVVEIGGPWSRELCGGTHVEHSSQIGPITVIGESSVGSGVRRLEAYVGIEAFKYLAQERALVQNVAALLKVPDAEVPARVEALVERLRAAEKELEKVRAAQLLSSAGSLAEQALDVRGVSLVALALPGGTAAADVRTLAGEVRNRLGNRPGVVGLFAPDGDKVSFVVATTAAARDLGLAAGKLVPAFAPAVGGRGGGKPDLAQGGGTNPAGVAEAVAALRAEVDRAVEQRP; translated from the coding sequence GTGCAGACCCACGAGATCATCAAGCGCTTCCGCGAGCACTTCGAGCGCGCCGGCCACGCCGTGGTCCCGAGCGCCTCCCTGCTGCTCGACGACCCGAACCTGCTGTTCGTCAACGCCGGCATGGTGCCGTTCAAGCCGTACTTCCTCGGCGAGGCCCCGCCGCCGTTCCGGCGCGCCACCAGCGTGCAGAAGTGCGTGCGCACCCCGGACATCGACGAGGTCGGCAAGACCACCCGCCACCTGACGTTCTTCCAGATGGCCGGCAACTTCAGCTTCGGCGACTACTTCAAGGAAGACGCCATCCGGCTGGCCTGGGAGCTGGTCACCAAGCCGCAGGACCAGGGCGGCTACGGGTTCGACCCCGAGCGCATCTGGGTGACCGTCTACCTCGACGACGACGAGGCCGCCGACCTGTGGCAGAAGGTCGCCGGCCTGCCGCCCGAGCGCATCCAGCGGCGCGACGTCGTGGACAACTTCTGGTCCATGGGCGTGCCCGGCCCGTGCGGCCCGTGCTCGGAGATCTACTACGACCGCGGCCCGGAGTACGGCCGCGAGGGCGGCCCGGTCGTCGACGAGGACCGGTACCTGGAGATCTGGAACCTCGTCTTCATGCAGAACGTGCGCGGCGAGGGCGGGGCCAAGAAGGACTACCCGATCGTCGGCGAGCTGCCCCAGAAGAACATCGACACCGGCATGGGCGTCGAGCGGGTGGCCATGCTGCTCCAGGGCGTGGACAACGTCTACGAGACCGACCTGGTGCGCGCCGTGATCGCCAAGGCCGAGGAGCTGTCGGGGCGCAAGTACGGCGCCGACGAGGTCGACGACGTGCGGTTCCGCGTCATCGCCGACCACGCCCGCTCCGGCGTGCTGCTGGTCGGCGACGGCGTCACCCCCGGCAACGAGGCCCGCGGCTACGTGCTGCGCCGCCTGCTGCGCCGCATCGTGCGCTCCTCGCGCCTGCTGGGCGTCACCGAGCCGGTGCTGGTGACCTTCGCCGGCCTGGTGCGCGACACCATGGGCCCGACCTACCCCGAGCTGGTCAGCGGCTTCGCCCGGATCGAGCAGGTGCTCAAGGCCGAGGAGGACACCTTCCTGCGCACCCTCGACGCCGGCTCGCGGATCTTCGAGAGCGCCGCCGACACCGTGAAGTCCGAGGGCCGCGCCACCCTGCCCGGCGACAAGGCGTTCCAGCTGCACGACACCTACGGCTTCCCGATCGACCTCACCCTGGAGATGGCCGCCGAGGCGGGCCTGACCGTGGACGAGGACGGCTTCCGCAGGCTCATGGCCGAGCAGCGCGCCCGCGCCAAGGCCGACGCCGCCGGCAAGAAGACCGGCCACGGCGACCAGAGCGTGTACCGGGAGCTGCTGGAGCTGGGCGCCACCGAGTTCACCGGCTACACCGAGCTGGCCAGCGAGGCCACCCTGCGCGGCATCGTCAGCGGCGGCAAGCGGGTGCGCTCGGCCCGCGAGGGCGACATCGTCGAGGTCGTGCTCGACCGCACCCCCCTCTACGCCGAGTCCGGCGGCCAGGAGAGCGACGCGGGCACCATCGTCACCGCCAACGCCGAGCTGGAGGTCGTCGACGTCCAGAAGATCGCCCGCAAGCTGTGGGTGCACCAGGTGCGCGTGGTCTCCGGCGAGGTCGCCGAGGGCGAGCAGGTCGAGGCCCGGGTGGACCCGGAGTGGCGCGTCGGCGCCCGCCAGGGCCACTCCGGCACGCACGTCGTGCACGCCGCCCTGCGCCAGGTGCTCGGCCCGTCGGCCCTGCAGAGCGGTTCCTACAACAAGCCCGGCTACCTGCGCCTGGACTTCGCCTGGACCGGCGGCCTGTCGGAGGAGACCCGCAGCGAGATCGAGGAGGTCTCCAACCTCGCCGTCCGCCGGGACCTGCCGGTGCGCGTGGTCTACACCGACATGGGCGGCGCCCAGGAGATGGGCGCGGTCGCCCTGTTCGGCGAGACCTACGACGAGACCGTGCGCGTGGTCGAGATCGGCGGGCCGTGGTCGCGCGAGCTGTGCGGTGGCACGCACGTCGAGCACTCGTCCCAGATCGGCCCCATCACGGTGATCGGCGAGTCGTCCGTGGGCTCGGGCGTGCGGCGCCTGGAAGCCTACGTCGGCATCGAGGCGTTCAAGTACCTGGCCCAGGAGCGGGCCCTGGTGCAGAACGTCGCCGCCCTGCTCAAGGTGCCCGACGCCGAGGTGCCCGCCCGGGTCGAGGCCCTGGTGGAGCGGCTGCGCGCGGCCGAGAAGGAGCTGGAGAAGGTGCGCGCCGCCCAGCTGCTGTCCTCCGCCGGCTCGCTCGCCGAGCAGGCCCTGGACGTGCGCGGGGTGTCGTTGGTCGCGCTGGCCCTGCCCGGCGGCACGGCCGCCGCCGACGTGCGGACGCTGGCCGGCGAGGTGCGCAACCGGCTGGGCAACCGGCCCGGCGTGGTCGGCCTGTTCGCCCCCGACGGCGACAAGGTCAGCTTCGTGGTGGCCACCACGGCCGCCGCCCGCGACCTGGGCCTGGCCGCCGGCAAGCTGGTGCCCGCCTTCGCCCCGGCTGTGGGCGGCCGCGGCGGCGGCAAGCCCGACCTCGCCCAGGGCGGCGGCACGAACCCGGCCGGCGTGGCCGAGGCCGTCGCGGCCCTGCGGGCCGAGGTGGACCGCGCCGTCGAGCAGCGCCCTTGA
- a CDS encoding DUF948 domain-containing protein, which yields MSPGQIAALVAAGAFVLLVLLLAIPLIKLGRTLDEATIAIRKAHQNSDPLFTGANTTITHVNAQLERVDGITANARAVTGNVSALTSLFTATLGGPLVKAAALSYGVSKAIRARRAANEAPKKHARRRGRR from the coding sequence GTGTCGCCAGGGCAGATCGCCGCGCTGGTCGCCGCCGGCGCGTTCGTGCTGCTTGTGCTGCTGCTGGCGATCCCGTTGATCAAGCTGGGCCGCACGCTGGACGAGGCGACCATCGCCATCCGCAAGGCGCACCAGAACAGCGACCCCCTCTTCACCGGCGCGAACACGACGATCACGCACGTGAACGCGCAGCTGGAGCGGGTGGACGGGATCACCGCCAACGCCCGCGCGGTCACCGGCAACGTCTCCGCGCTGACCTCGCTGTTCACCGCCACCCTCGGCGGCCCGCTGGTCAAGGCGGCCGCCCTGTCCTACGGCGTGAGCAAGGCCATCCGGGCGCGCCGCGCGGCCAACGAGGCGCCCAAGAAGCACGCACGACGCAGGGGCAGGCGATGA
- a CDS encoding pyridoxal phosphate-dependent decarboxylase family protein has translation MFAANPSGRPIPVGGPHEVLAAAGRALGEVPEHGIGADAALDRVTAVLADYGVDLTSPLAAAHLQPPPLAVAVAADALAGASNASLDTYDSGPAAIAVERWVVAALARMAGLGPDADGVFTPGGTLSNLTALLLARDAAAARLGVDARADGVAALPDPVVFCSEAAHFSVQRACAALGLGERAVRPVSVDAHRRMRPEALAAMLRAITGAGGTPVAVVATAGTTDFGSVDPLPELAALARAHGAWLHVDAAYGFGAVFSARLRGLVDGLALADSVTADLHKIGWQPAAASVLLVRSAASFAPLERSVAYLNPEDDRAAGYDGTLGRTLQTTRRPDAVKVAATLLALGRAGLGELVDRCHALARRAAALIAADPAFELVGPVVLTTVVFRYRTADEARSDEVNARLRRRLLGRGEALIGRTEVDKATCLKFTLLNPEAREADLVALLALVREAGSAAERLVEGAA, from the coding sequence GTGTTCGCTGCCAACCCCTCCGGACGACCGATCCCGGTGGGCGGGCCGCACGAGGTGCTGGCCGCCGCGGGGCGCGCGTTGGGCGAGGTCCCGGAGCACGGGATCGGCGCGGACGCCGCGCTGGACCGGGTGACCGCGGTGCTGGCCGACTACGGCGTGGACCTGACCAGCCCGCTGGCCGCCGCCCACCTGCAACCCCCGCCGCTGGCCGTGGCCGTCGCGGCGGACGCGCTGGCGGGCGCGAGCAACGCCTCCCTGGACACCTACGACTCCGGTCCGGCCGCCATCGCGGTGGAGCGCTGGGTGGTGGCCGCGCTCGCCCGGATGGCCGGGCTCGGCCCGGACGCCGACGGCGTGTTCACCCCCGGCGGCACGCTGTCCAACCTCACCGCCCTGCTGCTGGCCCGGGACGCGGCGGCGGCGCGGCTGGGCGTCGACGCGCGGGCCGACGGGGTGGCCGCACTACCCGATCCGGTGGTCTTCTGCTCCGAGGCCGCGCACTTCTCGGTGCAGCGGGCCTGCGCGGCGCTGGGCCTGGGCGAGCGCGCGGTGCGGCCGGTGTCGGTGGACGCGCACCGGCGGATGCGGCCCGAGGCGCTGGCCGCGATGCTGCGCGCGATCACGGGCGCGGGCGGCACGCCGGTGGCCGTGGTCGCCACCGCGGGCACCACCGACTTCGGGTCCGTCGACCCCCTGCCGGAGCTGGCCGCGCTCGCCCGCGCCCACGGCGCGTGGCTGCACGTGGACGCCGCCTACGGGTTCGGCGCGGTGTTCTCGGCCCGGCTGCGCGGCCTGGTCGACGGCCTGGCGCTGGCCGACTCGGTGACCGCGGACCTGCACAAGATCGGCTGGCAGCCCGCGGCGGCGAGCGTGCTGCTGGTGCGCTCGGCGGCCTCGTTCGCCCCGCTGGAGCGGTCGGTGGCCTACCTCAACCCCGAGGACGACCGGGCCGCGGGCTACGACGGCACGCTCGGCCGCACGCTGCAGACCACGCGCAGGCCGGACGCGGTGAAGGTGGCCGCGACGCTGCTCGCGCTGGGCCGGGCCGGGCTGGGCGAGCTGGTGGACCGCTGCCACGCCCTGGCCCGCCGCGCCGCCGCGCTGATCGCCGCCGACCCGGCGTTCGAGCTGGTCGGCCCGGTGGTGCTGACCACCGTGGTGTTCCGCTACCGGACCGCCGACGAGGCGCGGTCGGACGAGGTCAACGCCCGGCTGCGGCGCCGGCTGCTGGGCCGCGGCGAGGCGCTGATCGGCCGCACCGAGGTGGACAAGGCCACCTGCCTGAAGTTCACCCTGCTCAACCCCGAGGCCCGGGAGGCGGACCTGGTGGCGCTGCTCGCCCTGGTCCGCGAGGCCGGATCGGCCGCCGAACGACTGGTGGAGGGAGCGGCATGA
- a CDS encoding IucA/IucC family protein produces MRPPDPLEGDPRSTAEHAHLEALLRCWVRELGVPVADRVRIELLGLPLEAEVRYRSPTGRHRFGPVTLAGKPADPVLAVALAGAQLGGDAADLVERTAESVRRVAGFVAHRREWPVGPADRFLDSEQRLLLGHLHHPAPKSRDGLSEADNARYSPELRGSFPLFWFAAAEEVVSHGAVAGPGVPGLMAELAGRDPGPGRVLVPAHPWQAHDLLHRPRIASLVARGLLEPLGEFGPAWSPTSSLRTVYRTGVPVMLKLSLGLRITNSRRESTATELRRGSEVHLLLESGYAAGTEKAHPEFSVVRDPSWIAVDEGGDVTGLDVAVREVPEGIGDSRCLAGLVAPRPGIGRSLLGEFVLRLDAARWVADYTDRVLVPMLRLYAETGIGLEAHQQNTLVRLDPAGRVVGGRYRDNQGYYLASSHLPRVLERLGSEESTLAVVDDAIVDDRLTYYLLRNQALAVIGCLGVEGLADERDLLAVMADRLRAALPALAEAGPDGDRLARRWLEADALPCKANLLTRLGGIDEVLAPLDAQSVYFDAPNPLREGR; encoded by the coding sequence ATGAGACCACCTGACCCGCTGGAGGGCGACCCGCGGTCGACCGCCGAGCACGCCCACCTGGAGGCGCTGCTGCGCTGCTGGGTGCGGGAGCTGGGCGTCCCGGTCGCCGACCGGGTGCGGATCGAGCTGCTGGGCCTGCCGCTGGAGGCCGAGGTCCGCTACCGCTCGCCGACCGGGCGGCACCGGTTCGGCCCGGTGACCCTGGCCGGGAAGCCCGCGGACCCGGTGCTGGCCGTCGCGCTGGCGGGCGCGCAGCTGGGCGGCGACGCGGCCGACCTGGTGGAGCGCACCGCCGAGTCGGTGCGGCGGGTGGCCGGGTTCGTCGCGCACCGCCGGGAGTGGCCGGTGGGGCCCGCGGACCGGTTCCTCGACTCCGAGCAGCGGCTGCTGCTCGGGCACCTGCACCACCCGGCGCCCAAGAGCCGCGACGGGCTGTCCGAGGCCGACAACGCCCGCTACTCCCCCGAGCTGCGCGGCTCGTTCCCGCTGTTCTGGTTCGCCGCGGCCGAGGAGGTCGTCTCGCACGGCGCGGTGGCCGGCCCCGGGGTGCCGGGGCTGATGGCGGAACTGGCCGGGCGCGACCCCGGGCCGGGGCGGGTGCTGGTGCCCGCGCACCCCTGGCAGGCGCACGACCTGCTGCACCGGCCGCGCATCGCGTCGCTGGTCGCGCGCGGGCTGCTGGAGCCGCTGGGCGAGTTCGGGCCCGCGTGGTCGCCGACGTCCAGCCTGCGCACGGTGTACCGGACGGGTGTGCCGGTGATGCTCAAGCTGTCGCTGGGCCTGCGGATCACCAACTCGCGGCGCGAGTCGACCGCCACCGAGCTGCGGCGCGGGTCCGAGGTCCACCTGCTGCTGGAGTCCGGGTACGCGGCCGGCACGGAGAAGGCCCACCCGGAGTTCTCCGTCGTGCGCGACCCGTCCTGGATCGCGGTGGACGAGGGCGGCGACGTGACCGGCCTGGACGTGGCCGTGCGCGAGGTGCCCGAGGGCATCGGCGACTCCCGGTGCCTGGCCGGGCTGGTCGCGCCCCGCCCCGGCATCGGGCGGTCGCTGCTGGGCGAGTTCGTGCTGCGGCTCGACGCCGCCCGGTGGGTCGCCGACTACACCGACCGCGTCCTGGTGCCCATGCTGCGGCTCTACGCCGAGACCGGCATCGGGCTGGAGGCCCACCAGCAGAACACGCTGGTGCGGCTCGACCCGGCCGGGCGCGTGGTCGGCGGGCGCTACCGCGACAACCAGGGCTACTACCTGGCCTCGTCCCACCTGCCGCGGGTGCTGGAGCGGCTGGGCTCGGAGGAGTCGACGCTGGCCGTGGTCGACGACGCGATCGTCGACGACCGGCTGACCTACTACCTGCTGCGCAACCAGGCGCTGGCCGTCATCGGCTGCCTCGGCGTGGAGGGCCTGGCCGACGAGCGGGACCTGCTGGCGGTCATGGCCGACCGGCTGCGGGCCGCGCTGCCCGCGCTGGCCGAGGCGGGCCCGGACGGCGACCGGCTGGCGCGGCGCTGGCTGGAGGCCGACGCGCTGCCGTGCAAGGCGAACCTGCTGACCAGGCTCGGCGGCATCGACGAGGTGCTGGCCCCGCTGGACGCGCAGTCGGTGTACTTCGACGCGCCCAACCCGCTGCGGGAGGGCAGGTGA
- a CDS encoding GNAT family N-acetyltransferase: MTHLDDRRAADDLSGVPGPPLPVLPGPWHARAVDPERDLSLVHRWMGAPHVAAFWRQAWPRERWAEELRTQLSGVHSLPVLVSLDDDPVVYLEVYRAARDVVAGVYPARPHDLGLHVAVGELAMTDRGLVRSLLPVLTDALFAADPRCTRVVLEPDVRNRRAVSSFTAGGFAPVGEVLLPDKVALLMVRAR; encoded by the coding sequence GTGACCCACCTCGACGACCGCCGGGCCGCCGACGACCTGTCCGGCGTGCCCGGGCCGCCGCTGCCGGTGCTGCCCGGCCCCTGGCACGCGCGCGCCGTCGACCCGGAACGCGACCTGTCCCTGGTGCACCGCTGGATGGGGGCGCCGCACGTGGCCGCGTTCTGGCGCCAGGCGTGGCCGCGCGAGCGGTGGGCCGAGGAGCTGCGGACCCAGCTGTCCGGGGTGCACTCGCTGCCGGTGCTGGTCAGCCTGGACGACGACCCGGTGGTGTACCTGGAGGTGTACCGGGCGGCGCGGGACGTGGTCGCGGGCGTCTACCCGGCCCGGCCGCACGACCTGGGCCTGCACGTCGCGGTCGGCGAACTCGCCATGACCGACCGCGGCCTGGTGCGGTCGCTGCTGCCGGTGCTGACCGACGCGCTGTTCGCGGCCGACCCGCGGTGCACGCGGGTGGTGCTGGAGCCGGACGTGCGCAACCGGCGGGCGGTCAGCTCGTTCACCGCGGGCGGGTTCGCGCCGGTCGGCGAGGTGCTGCTGCCGGACAAGGTGGCGCTGCTGATGGTGCGCGCGCGATGA
- a CDS encoding lysine N(6)-hydroxylase/L-ornithine N(5)-oxygenase family protein: MTVHDVVAIGCGPFNLGLAALASTVPDVDAVVLEARSELRWHSGVMFPDATLQVSFLADLVSLVEPAHPLSFLSYLRDADRLYPFYVRERFHPTRREYEDYLRWAASRLPVRFSSPVAAVAWAGDRFAVSGPGFSLAARHLVLGVGTVPHVPGSLAGLGDRLVHSSDYLHRDVSHERVTVVGSGQSGAEIVLDLLRRNLADGRPAVSWLTRTPVFAPLDYTKLVLEMTTPSYVRHFHSLPQDKRDELRAEHWRHYRAISSETLEELHDLLYRREWEHGLAPVELRPGVAVVSSAVSGSEVVLTCRHRDTGRTFRHVADVVVAATGYRQAPTPFLEPLEPFVRRDDRGRYVVALDHSIALDPAVGGRVFVANADLHSHGVAAPDLGIGAVRNATILNAVTGREVYRLPKHTAYTSFTAPGEHLD; encoded by the coding sequence ATGACGGTCCACGACGTGGTGGCGATCGGCTGCGGGCCGTTCAACCTGGGGCTGGCGGCCCTGGCGTCGACCGTGCCGGACGTGGACGCGGTGGTGCTGGAGGCGCGGTCGGAGCTGCGCTGGCACAGCGGGGTGATGTTCCCCGACGCGACGCTGCAGGTGTCGTTCCTGGCGGACCTGGTCTCGCTGGTGGAGCCCGCGCACCCGCTGTCGTTCCTGAGCTACCTGCGCGACGCCGACCGGCTGTACCCGTTCTACGTGCGGGAGAGGTTCCACCCGACGCGGCGGGAGTACGAGGACTACCTGCGGTGGGCGGCGTCGCGGCTGCCCGTGCGGTTCTCCTCCCCGGTGGCGGCGGTGGCGTGGGCGGGCGACCGGTTCGCGGTGTCCGGGCCCGGGTTCTCGCTGGCCGCGCGGCACCTGGTGCTCGGGGTCGGGACCGTGCCGCACGTGCCGGGGTCGCTGGCGGGCCTCGGCGACCGGCTGGTGCACAGCTCGGACTACCTGCACCGGGACGTTTCCCACGAACGAGTGACCGTGGTCGGGTCGGGGCAGTCCGGCGCCGAGATCGTGCTGGACCTGCTGCGGCGCAACCTGGCCGACGGGCGGCCGGCCGTGTCGTGGCTGACCCGCACGCCCGTGTTCGCGCCGCTGGACTACACCAAGCTGGTGCTGGAGATGACCACGCCGTCGTACGTGCGGCACTTCCACTCGCTGCCGCAGGACAAGCGGGACGAGCTGCGGGCCGAGCACTGGCGGCACTACCGGGCGATCTCCTCGGAGACGCTGGAGGAGCTGCACGACCTGCTGTACCGGCGGGAGTGGGAGCACGGCCTGGCGCCGGTGGAGCTGCGGCCGGGGGTGGCCGTGGTGTCGTCGGCGGTCTCGGGGTCGGAGGTCGTGCTGACGTGCCGGCACCGGGACACCGGGCGGACGTTCCGGCACGTCGCGGACGTGGTGGTGGCCGCGACCGGGTACCGGCAGGCGCCGACGCCGTTCCTGGAGCCCCTGGAGCCGTTCGTGCGGCGTGACGACCGGGGCCGGTACGTGGTCGCGCTGGACCACTCGATCGCCCTGGACCCCGCGGTCGGCGGGCGGGTGTTCGTGGCCAACGCCGACCTGCACAGCCACGGCGTCGCGGCGCCCGACCTGGGCATCGGGGCGGTGCGCAACGCGACCATCCTCAACGCGGTGACCGGCCGCGAGGTGTACCGGCTGCCCAAGCACACCGCCTACACCAGCTTCACCGCACCGGGAGAGCACCTTGACTGA
- a CDS encoding IucA/IucC family protein gives MTDLWRECSAALLAKAIGELCFEGLLTPSGSSDGYELRFDDAVYAFSARRTAFGGWEVRPGSVRRGAPGILGDDVVEECDDVQRFVVDAFRSLGVDPATTAGFLAEVTATLAADVALAATARPAAELVGLPRAELDGHLTGHPWLIANKGRVGFSADDLARHAPEARTPVRLPWLAVHRGLAGFRGTPELSELAVREHELDPATVERFTEVLREAGVEPSAYAWLPVHPWQLDHVVRTLWAPELALGRIVELGEAPDWYLPTQSVRSMSNVDSPERYQVKLPLRILNTSVYRGIPPHCTEHAPVVTQWLRGLWGSDKLVAEWGTQLLGEVASVTVEHPQLARAGGVPYQWLETLGCIWREPVVLGEGERSWSLAALLHVDRSGRPLVLEYVGDTDPAVWFAALLRALFRPLVHFLYTYGITFNPHGENVVVVTDARNVPVRVALLDLVDDVNVSVERVPARGLDPDSDAPVLPRKPWAVLRQYVVDALLVGVFRPLASVYPLAPERFWGMVRGEVESYRARFPAVAGRMEEGSLTCAEFLRYPLNGYRITLGYRDLAARPPVPKTGTVPNPLHDVAPVPPPDGW, from the coding sequence TTGACTGACCTGTGGCGCGAGTGCTCGGCGGCGTTGCTGGCCAAGGCGATCGGCGAGCTGTGCTTCGAGGGGCTGCTGACGCCCTCCGGCTCCTCCGACGGGTACGAGCTGCGGTTCGACGACGCGGTCTACGCGTTCTCGGCGCGGCGCACCGCGTTCGGCGGGTGGGAGGTGCGGCCCGGGTCGGTGCGGCGCGGCGCGCCCGGCATCCTCGGCGACGACGTGGTCGAGGAGTGCGACGACGTGCAGCGGTTCGTGGTGGACGCCTTCCGGTCGCTGGGGGTCGACCCCGCCACCACCGCCGGGTTCCTGGCCGAGGTGACCGCGACGCTGGCCGCGGACGTGGCCCTGGCGGCGACCGCGCGGCCGGCCGCCGAGCTGGTCGGGTTGCCGCGGGCCGAGCTGGACGGGCACCTGACCGGGCACCCGTGGCTGATCGCGAACAAGGGGCGGGTCGGGTTCTCCGCCGACGACCTGGCGCGGCACGCGCCCGAGGCCCGGACCCCGGTGCGGCTGCCGTGGCTGGCGGTGCACCGGGGGCTGGCGGGGTTCCGGGGCACGCCGGAGCTGTCGGAGCTGGCGGTGCGGGAGCACGAGCTGGACCCGGCGACGGTCGAGCGGTTCACCGAGGTGCTGCGGGAGGCGGGCGTCGAGCCGTCGGCGTACGCGTGGCTGCCCGTGCACCCGTGGCAGCTCGACCACGTGGTGCGGACGCTGTGGGCGCCGGAGCTGGCGCTGGGGCGGATCGTCGAGCTGGGCGAGGCACCGGACTGGTACCTGCCGACCCAGTCGGTGCGCAGCATGTCGAACGTCGACAGCCCGGAGCGGTACCAGGTCAAGCTGCCGCTGCGCATCCTCAACACCTCGGTGTACCGGGGCATCCCGCCGCACTGCACGGAACACGCGCCGGTGGTCACGCAGTGGCTGCGCGGGTTGTGGGGTTCGGACAAGCTCGTCGCCGAGTGGGGGACGCAGCTGCTGGGCGAGGTCGCCTCGGTGACCGTCGAGCACCCGCAGCTGGCGCGGGCGGGCGGGGTGCCGTACCAGTGGCTGGAGACGCTGGGGTGCATCTGGCGCGAGCCGGTGGTGCTCGGGGAGGGCGAGCGGTCCTGGTCGCTGGCCGCGCTGCTGCACGTGGACCGCTCCGGCAGGCCGCTGGTGCTGGAGTACGTGGGCGACACCGATCCGGCGGTGTGGTTCGCGGCGCTGCTGCGGGCGCTGTTTCGACCGTTGGTGCACTTTTTGTACACGTACGGGATCACGTTCAACCCGCACGGGGAGAACGTGGTGGTGGTGACGGACGCGCGGAACGTGCCGGTCCGGGTGGCGCTGCTGGACCTGGTCGACGACGTGAACGTGTCGGTGGAGCGGGTCCCGGCGCGCGGGCTGGACCCGGACTCCGATGCGCCGGTGCTGCCGCGCAAGCCTTGGGCGGTGCTGCGGCAGTACGTCGTGGACGCGCTGCTGGTGGGGGTCTTCCGGCCGCTGGCGTCGGTGTACCCGCTGGCGCCCGAGCGGTTCTGGGGGATGGTGCGCGGGGAGGTGGAGTCCTACCGGGCGCGGTTCCCCGCGGTGGCGGGGCGGATGGAGGAGGGGTCGCTGACCTGCGCCGAGTTCCTGCGGTACCCGCTGAACGGCTACCGGATCACGCTGGGGTACCGGGACCTGGCGGCGCGGCCGCCGGTGCCGAAGACGGGGACGGTGCCGAACCCGCTGCACGACGTGGCGCCGGTGCCGCCGCCCGACGGGTGGTGA